TACGGCTCCAGCGAAAAAATTGCCGCCGCCAAAGCCGACCTCCTCACTATCCTCCCCTGCGGCGGAACCGCCTTGCTCAACCGCGATAACGAATTTACCCGGCTCATGGGAGAGAACCTAACCTGCCGTGTGGTCTATTTCGGCCTCAGCCCGGTCTCCGACTATTATGCCGACGAGATCCGCCATCTTGGCCCCGAAGGCACCTCATTCACGATTTTCAAGCAAGGCCGGAGGGAGGCATCAGTCACCATGGCCATCTATTCCCTCGGCGATGTCTATAATGCACTTGCCGCCTGGGCGGCTGCTGCGGAATTCGGTGTGGAGGGAAGACTCATCAAATCGGCCCTCGAGGGCCATTTCGTTCTGCCGAATGGCCGGGGGCGCCTGCACCGCTTCGCGGGCATCCATATCCTCGATGACTCTTATGACGCTACGCCCCAATCATTCTACAAATCGACCAAAGCGCTCCTCAGTTTCCGGGAGCATTCCCGCCGGCTCATCTTTGTCATGGGGGATCTGACCGATCCCCGAGAGCAAGGGCTGGACGCGCACATTATGATGGGGCATTATCTAGCCGGAATGCCGATCGATGTGGTAGTGGTCGTCGGACCGCAGGCCGCTACTACCGCCACTGCCATCGACACGGCGGCGATGGCCCAAAAACAGGTCATTACCTGCCCCGATGTGGCCGCGGCCTTTTCCTGGCTCGCCGGTAACATTTGCACCGGTGATGCGATTTTGGTGGAGGGCGGTGAAAGTGTTGATATGTCGGTTCTGGTGCGCGACCTGGTGCGGTTTGGTACTGAAACATGGAATTCTTACCGATCTGAAAATGAAAAAACAACAACCGTTATCAATTGAAACAGGCCTATGATACTTAAGAATGTGCTTGAAGTATTGCCCCTAAATCTCCTGACTAAGAGCAATCCCGTCGAACAGCCCGTAGTCTCCGCATGCATCTCCGATATGCTCAGCGATGTCATGGCCAAGGCACCCAAAGACTCCCTTTGGATCACCAACCAGACCCACGAGAATGTCATCGCCATCGCTTTTTTCAAGGAATTGACCGCCGTCATCTTTGCCAACGGCGTGGTGCCCAGTGTCGAAACCATCGATAAAGCCAACAAAAAACAGATCGCCCTTTACAGCTGCGAGGCCAATGCCTTCGATATTGCCGGACGTCTCTATACTCTGGGTTTGCGCGGGAGCCATTGAATGCTGCGCTGGTTCTGCGGTGATCTCCACTTGCACACGGTTCTCTCTCCCTGCTCGGAGTTAAGTATGGGGCCAAAGGACCTGGTCGCCACGGCCATAGCGCAGGGACTAGATTTTATCGCGATCACCGACCATAATTCCACAGAAAATGTGGCGGCCTATCAGCGCGCGGCAGCCGCGACGCCACTGCAGGTTTTCGCCGGGATTGAGGTCTCCACCCGGGAGGAGATCCACATGATTGCACTTTTCCCCGGCCTGGCAAGCGCAGTCGATTTTCAGGGATTTGTCTACGACCATCTGCAGGAGGGGACGAACGACCCGACCCTGTGGGGCCCGCAGCTGTTGGTGGATGAAGAGGAAACCATTCTCGGAGAAAGCTCCCGGTTGCTCAGCTTGCCCATCCGTGCTGCCTATGAACGTGTTGTGCAGGAGGCTGTCGAACGGGGCGGAATCATCTATCCAGCCCACATCGACCGCCGCGCCAACAGTATGGTGCGGATCCTTGGCTTTTTGCCAGCCGATCTTCCTTTCAAGGTGATTGAGCTCTCACGACGGGCCAACCCAGACGAATCGGTTGAGCGCTACAGCAGCAGCGGCCTTCAGCTGATCACCGCGTCCGATGCTCATGATCTTCCGCAAATCGGCTGCGTGCGCAGTTGGTTTCGTCTCGAAGCGCCTACCTTCGGTGAACTCTTGCTCGCCTGTACACAGGCGGAGGGCCGCAGGATCTCCATCCTGGAGCCGGAACGGACCGGCCTGCAGAGTCCGGTCACGGCCACCGCCGCCGCTGATGGGAAGGGCGCCTGAGTTCATGCGCGAGCTTTCATTGCATATTCTCGATGTCGTCACCAATTCGATCGAAGCCGGAGCGAGCCGGGTGATCCTCTGGATAGATGAATCGGTCGCCAGCAACCTTCTCAGCATCCGCGTCCGTGATAACGGCCGCGGCATGACCCGGGAGATGATCGAACGCGTCATGGATCCCTTCGTCACCACCCGCACCACGCGTCCCGTGGGCATGGGGCTGCCGCTGCTGCAGCAGGCGGCGCGAAGCTGCGGGGGCGATCTGGAGATCACGTCTGCGCCGGGCGAAGGCACGACGTTACGAGCCACCTTCGCCCTTAACAGTCTAAACCGTGCGCCCCTGGGTGATATCGCCGCGACCGTGGTCAACCTGATCATCGGCGCGCCCGATGTTCATTTTGTCTATGTTCATCAAACCGATTCGGGCCATTTTTCCTTCGACTCGTACTGGATCTATGCCAGAATGGCGGAACGCGACTGTTCCCAATATGAGCTCGTCACCTCCGCACAGATCCGGATCCAGCAGGGCCTGCAACAAATCGGGGCGATCGGCTGAACAAAGTGTGCCAGACCTAATCAACCATTGCCACGGCGGCGAAGACCCAGTGCCGCCGATTCAATCATCTTCAGGAGGAATCTGTCGTGAAAAGTCTGTCAGATCTTCGTGCCATTAAAGACAAGGCTAAAAAAGAGATGGCGGCCCGTGAACAGTCGGCCAAGTATCGCATCGTCATTGCGATGGGCACCTGTGGTATCGCCGCCGGCGCCCGCTCCGTGATGTCGGCCATCCTTGATGAAATGAACAAGCGTAATGTCACCCAGGCGGTGGTCACCCAGACCGGCTGCCTCGGCTTTTGCGACCAGGAACCCCTGGTTCAGGTGGTACAGAGCGACAAGGGCATCACAACCACGTATGGCAAAATTACCCCTGAAATTGCGCGCAAGATCGTCACCGATCATATTCTAAGCGGACAGGTGGTCTCAAGCCACGTTTTCACCCAGGAATAAGCGCGGCAGAGCGTGCCCGTTTCCGGCCGCAGCCCTAATCAACCGCTTTTAATGGAGGAACCCATGACGGATTTATCGCAAGTTGATCACATTGTTAAATCCTATGAATCGACCAAAACGCCCCTGATCTATATCCTGAAGGATGTGCAAAAGGCGTATGGCTTCCTGTCTGAGGATATACTCACTCATGTGGCTAAAAGGATCGATATCCCTCTTAGTGAGATCTATGGCGTCGCCACTTTTTATTCGCTCTTCACAACCCGTCCCAAAGGTAAGCACATTGTGCGCTGCTGCAACAATGCGCCGTGCTATGTCAAGGATTCCACTGAAGTGCTCCAGCAGATCAAGAGCTATCTCGGGATCGAGACCGGGGGCACCACGCCCGACGGACTCTTCACCCTGGAATTCACCAGCTGTCTCGGGCTCTGCGCGGTCGCTCCAGTGATGATGGTCGATAACGAGGTGTATGGCAATCTGACACCCGAGAAGGCGGTTGCGATATTGAAGGATTATAAAGTGAAAGGATCATCCAATGCATAGAATCCATATTCTGGTGGCCATGGATGCCCATACCATTTCACAGGGTGCGCGTTCGGTTAAGGATGCCTTGATCAAGGAGTTGGCGCTGGCCGGTCTTGGCGATGAAGTGCGCGTCGTCGAAACGGGAAGCCTCGGTATCTACGACAAGGGGGTCGTCCTGGTTATTTTCCCCGACGGGATCTACTATGTCGGGGTCCGCATGGAAGATGTCTCCGAAATCATCTCAGAGCATCTCATCAAGGGGCGCGTGGTTGAACGCCTGCAGTATCTCGATATCCCGGCTGCAGAAGGGCAGATGGGCGACAAGCCGGCCCGGGTGGGCAAGCAGCTGCGCGTCGTTCTCAAGAA
This portion of the bacterium genome encodes:
- a CDS encoding serine kinase, which produces MILKNVLEVLPLNLLTKSNPVEQPVVSACISDMLSDVMAKAPKDSLWITNQTHENVIAIAFFKELTAVIFANGVVPSVETIDKANKKQIALYSCEANAFDIAGRLYTLGLRGSH
- a CDS encoding ATP-binding protein — protein: MRELSLHILDVVTNSIEAGASRVILWIDESVASNLLSIRVRDNGRGMTREMIERVMDPFVTTRTTRPVGMGLPLLQQAARSCGGDLEITSAPGEGTTLRATFALNSLNRAPLGDIAATVVNLIIGAPDVHFVYVHQTDSGHFSFDSYWIYARMAERDCSQYELVTSAQIRIQQGLQQIGAIG
- a CDS encoding Mur ligase family protein, whose protein sequence is MPAMSDLLVQAAEHRRQLGFPFIAITGSNGKTTTRSMLSKILQRVGRVYEFQHEHLRAEEIASELLTLRGDFDWAVIKLGAAIPGEILRAAHLIQPLMAIITNIGQAHLAQYGSSEKIAAAKADLLTILPCGGTALLNRDNEFTRLMGENLTCRVVYFGLSPVSDYYADEIRHLGPEGTSFTIFKQGRREASVTMAIYSLGDVYNALAAWAAAAEFGVEGRLIKSALEGHFVLPNGRGRLHRFAGIHILDDSYDATPQSFYKSTKALLSFREHSRRLIFVMGDLTDPREQGLDAHIMMGHYLAGMPIDVVVVVGPQAATTATAIDTAAMAQKQVITCPDVAAAFSWLAGNICTGDAILVEGGESVDMSVLVRDLVRFGTETWNSYRSENEKTTTVIN
- a CDS encoding PHP domain-containing protein — translated: MLRWFCGDLHLHTVLSPCSELSMGPKDLVATAIAQGLDFIAITDHNSTENVAAYQRAAAATPLQVFAGIEVSTREEIHMIALFPGLASAVDFQGFVYDHLQEGTNDPTLWGPQLLVDEEETILGESSRLLSLPIRAAYERVVQEAVERGGIIYPAHIDRRANSMVRILGFLPADLPFKVIELSRRANPDESVERYSSSGLQLITASDAHDLPQIGCVRSWFRLEAPTFGELLLACTQAEGRRISILEPERTGLQSPVTATAAADGKGA
- the nuoE gene encoding NADH-quinone oxidoreductase subunit NuoE gives rise to the protein MTDLSQVDHIVKSYESTKTPLIYILKDVQKAYGFLSEDILTHVAKRIDIPLSEIYGVATFYSLFTTRPKGKHIVRCCNNAPCYVKDSTEVLQQIKSYLGIETGGTTPDGLFTLEFTSCLGLCAVAPVMMVDNEVYGNLTPEKAVAILKDYKVKGSSNA
- a CDS encoding (2Fe-2S) ferredoxin domain-containing protein; this encodes MKSLSDLRAIKDKAKKEMAAREQSAKYRIVIAMGTCGIAAGARSVMSAILDEMNKRNVTQAVVTQTGCLGFCDQEPLVQVVQSDKGITTTYGKITPEIARKIVTDHILSGQVVSSHVFTQE